In the genome of Candidatus Omnitrophota bacterium, the window TCCTAAAGATAAAATCAAAGAAAAACCCGCGGGGTATTTCGAAAATAATTTTCCATCTAAAAAAATCGTATAGACCTCAAAAAGCTCCCTGAGCTTGCCATCGGCATTAAGATACATTCGCCCAGAGGCGAAGATCTTAGCTTGATAAAGATAATTGTATTCATCCATGCTGAATGGATAATCGCAGAAAATAACTACGGATATGTAGGATAGCGCGGCAAAAGCGGCAAGCACGATAGCGGCAATAGCCCAACGGCGCGAAAGAAAATATTTATAACCCATTTAGCGCGTCCTTGAATTTTCTGCCGGCATTCTGTTTAAATTTCAGGCCATCCGCCAAAACAGCTATGCGGAATCTGTAAATTTTCGCTTTGCGAAAATTTACTAGCCCCAACCGGATTTGAACCGGTGTTTAGTGGCTGAGAACCACGCGTCCTAGGCCGGGCTAGACGATGGGGCCGTATTAAAAAGTCAAAAGTAAAAAGGTAAAAGTAAAAAGTAAAATGAAAAACTAATAACTGTGGAAGCATTTTACTATAGCAAATAGTAGCGGTCAATAAGTTTAATCGGGCCCCGGCGCATAAACTTATTGACCATAGAGTATTACTTTAATATACTATTATTAAAATGCAGATAGGCGTAGGAATTAGCAGGGAAACTGAACCGCTTTTAGCTGGGCGCGATGCCAGTCGCCAGGCTTTGTACAACCTCAAAAGCCCTAAGGCAGATCTTGCGATAGTCTTTAATTGTGCCGGCAGCTATTCTAAAGAAACCCTTAAAGTAATCTCATCATATATAGGGGATATCCCGATATTCGGCTGCGGCGGGACAGCCATCATCTGTGATTACGGCATCCTCAAGCACGGCCTGATCATCATGCTTATAAGCCTGGTTACAGGAGAGAATTTCACTATCGCTTCCGCGGCAGCCGGGGGAGGAAAAAATCCTTCGCAGGCAGCTGAAGAGCTATCTGACAAACTTATCGCCGGATTTCAAAATATCCGCAGGGATTTCGGGATCATCCTCACTGACCAAAAGACAGATTTCATGTCCGGGTTGCAAAAAAGGCTGGGAAAAAGTTTCCCCATGGTCGGAGGGTACCTATCAGACACTTTTCTGCCCCAGAAAAATTCTCTCTACTCTAACATGGAAAATTCCCAAGATGCGATTATCGGCATGCTCTGGGCGGGAAAGATTAATTTTGGCATTGGCGCAGCGCACGGATGGAAACCGCTTGGAAAACCACGCCAGGTAACCGCATCTGACGATAACGTAGTTTATGAGATAGACGGCCAGCCGGCAATAAATATCTATAAGGAATATTTCGCGAAAGATTCTTCCGGAATAAACGAATCCTTGAGGCGCATCTCAATATTATACCCTCTAGGCATACACCTAGATGAGGAATACCTTCTAAGAAACATTACCTGCGTGAATAATAACGGCTCTTTATCTTTTCAAGGAAATATCCCTGTGGGATCCTGGGTCAGGCTGATGATCGGGACAAAAGAATCCTGTTTAAACGCCACGCGCCAGGCAATAGCTGAAGCGCAGCAGAACCTTGACCTTGGTAAAATAAAATTTGTGCTTGTGTTTAACTCAATTTCAAGATATATATTACTGGGCAGGCACGCTAAGCATGAAATTGAAATATTGCGTAAAGGAATACCCGGACATGCCCAGCTTTTAGGTATTTACACTCACGGAGAAATTGCTCCGTTAAAAGGCCTGAATTATCAAGGCACAAGCCTTCTGCACAACCAAACTATTTCTGTCTTGGCGGTGACAGGATAATATGAACGAATCCCTGCTTAATATAATAGGAATTGGCTCGATAATCACTGTCTTCTCGCTTATCGCGGTGTTGATCATTAAAATGGAGCAATTAAAACACGCCCGGGAATTTGTGGTAAGCCTGCAGAGGTCGCTTGATGAAATGGACGAACAGGCCAAACTTATCGTGCGCACCGATATGGAATTAAACAAGGCCCAGGAAGAATTGGACAGAAAGGTAGGCGGCCTCTATGTTGTGCAGAGGCTTTCGCGCACCTTAAGCACAAACCTTGAAGAAAACCAGCTCTTCCGCATGATAAGCGCGGAACACCTTGAAGATTTGGGCTTTGAGAAAGCCTGCGGATTTTTGTGGTCGGAAAAAGAACTATTATTCCGCGTAAAATTCGGGATCGGATACAGCCAGCAGGAGTTAGATGAAATAAAAAACGCGGTAAACATAGAAAAAGAGATGTACCATGAACTTATTCAAAACAAACATTCACTGTCTTCGGTGGGCATACCGGAAGAAACACAGCTTCGCTCTAAACTTGAGAACGTCTTTAGGGTGCGGGATTTTGTCATCGCTCCGATCTTACCCCGCGAAGGAGAAAGAGGCATGGCTATTTTGGGCACCCGCAACCCGGATGCCACTATTACCGATGGCACCGAAGAAATGGTGAATATTTTTGCTACCCAGCTTGGGCAGTCGCTTGAAAATGCCCGGCTTTTTGAAAAAACCTGGAAGGCGCAGCAAGACCTGGAAAGAAAAGTTGAAGAAAGGACCCGGGCGCTGCAAAAAGCGCTGGACGAGCTTAATGTAATAAGCAAAAGAAAAAGTGATTTCATTTCGGCAGTCTCGCATGAATTAAGAACGCCTCTTACCTCCATAAAAGGTTACGCCTCAATACTGTTGGCAGGAAAATTGGGGGCGGTGCCTGAAGAGATCCGTTTACGCTTAGATAAAATAAACCGGCACAGCGACGAATTAACCTACATGGTCAATGACCTGTTGGATATAGCCCGCATTGAATCCGGTAAAATTACCATGAACCGCACATCACAAAACTTGAAGGAAGCTCTGCCGGCAGTCTTTGATCTATTGGCGATACAATTAAAAGAAAAACAGATCCAATATTCTTTTGAAACGGCGGATAACGCGGATATGGTCCTGGCTGATGCCCAACAGCTAAACCGCGTATTCATTAACCTGATAAGTAACGCCTTAAAATTTACTCCCATCGCAGGAAAAATTACCGTAAAAAGCCGCCTTGCGTCCCATGAATCGGTGCAGATTGATATATCGGATAACGGCTGCGGCATTCCCGATGATGCCAAAGAGGCTATTTTTGATGAATTCTACCGCGTAGATAATTTGATCAATCAAACCGTTAAAGGAACCGGCCTGGGGTTATCTTTAGTAAAGAAAATTATAGAGGCCCATCAAGGCCATATCTGGGTGCAGGATAATCCCGGAGGCGGAGCAACATTCAGTTTCGTTCTGCCTAAAGCTTAAAAAATATAAGGAGATAAAAAGGCATGCCCACGAGAATTCTCATCGTTGACGACGACCCGGATATCCGCGACATCTTAAAAATAACCCTCTCCGAAGAAAATTATCAGGTCATTGAGGCCTGCGACGGAGAAGAGGCCCTGAAAATCATCCAGACAAAACCATTGGATCTGGTGCTTCTGGATTATAAAATACCCAAAATAGACGGCAGAGAAGTATGCCGCAGGATAAAAACAGATATCCTCTTAAATCACACTCCGATTATCATGGTCACCGGAAAAGGCGATATAAGCGACAAGATAAACGGAATTGACGCCGGAGCCGACGACTATATCGTCAAACCGTTTGAGCCCAAAGAACTTTTGGCGCGCATCCGCATGATTATCCGGCGCACTGCCAGAGACCTAGAGGCGAATCCTTTAACTCGCCTTCCGGGAAATGTTTCCATCTTAAATGAGTTGTCCCGGCGCATGGAAAGCCACGCCATCTTCGCTGTGTGTTATATTGATCTGGATAAATTCAAGGCCTATAACGATAAATACGGGTTTGAGCATGGCGATGATGTCATCCGCGAAACAGCCAGGATCATTGTTAATACCCGTCAGGTGCTGGGCAACACAGATGACTTTATCGGCCACATCGGAGGAGATGATTTTGTCTTTGTCACAACCGCCGACAAAATTGATACTGTCTGCAATAAAATAATCCAGGATTTTGATAAAAAGGTGCCTCTATTTTATAACGAGACCGACCGCCGGCATGGCTATATCATATCCAAAGACCGTCACGGGGTAGAGCAAAAATTTTCTCTTTTATCCATATCCATCGGAGTGGTCACTAATCAAACCCATAGAATAGACCATGTGGCGCAAATAGGAGAGATCGGGGCGGAATTAAAATCTTTTGCCAAAAGCCAAGGTAAAAGTAATTACGTTAAAGATAAGCGCGAATATAAAGAATAGATTTATTGCATGCGGGCGGCCAGCTCCAGGATCGTTCCCACCAGAAACGTCTTCAAGAAAATAATCGCCAAGAAGGCGATTACCGGAGAAATATCAATCCCCATTTGCATCCCAAAAGGCAGGATGCGCCGGATCGGAGCCAAAATTGGTTCAGTTACTGCTTGCAGAAACTGCACAATCGGGTTAAAAGGATCGGGGTTTACCCAGCTTATTAAAGCGCGGATTAAAATCAGCCAATAAAGCGCGGTTAAAATAATTTCAACCATTTTAGCTATCGCGACCAAGAAATTAGACAAGACAAACATCTTTCGCCCTCTATAATTTATTAGTGCGAGGGGAGGGAGTTGAACCCTCACAACCTTGCGGTCAACAGCCCCTCAAACTGCCGCGTCTGCCATTCCGCCACCCTCGCATAATATATTCTTTGTTAATTTAAAAAACCATAAGCTTTAAGAGAATGAGAAATTAGGATGAGT includes:
- a CDS encoding FIST C-terminal domain-containing protein: MQIGVGISRETEPLLAGRDASRQALYNLKSPKADLAIVFNCAGSYSKETLKVISSYIGDIPIFGCGGTAIICDYGILKHGLIIMLISLVTGENFTIASAAAGGGKNPSQAAEELSDKLIAGFQNIRRDFGIILTDQKTDFMSGLQKRLGKSFPMVGGYLSDTFLPQKNSLYSNMENSQDAIIGMLWAGKINFGIGAAHGWKPLGKPRQVTASDDNVVYEIDGQPAINIYKEYFAKDSSGINESLRRISILYPLGIHLDEEYLLRNITCVNNNGSLSFQGNIPVGSWVRLMIGTKESCLNATRQAIAEAQQNLDLGKIKFVLVFNSISRYILLGRHAKHEIEILRKGIPGHAQLLGIYTHGEIAPLKGLNYQGTSLLHNQTISVLAVTG
- a CDS encoding ATP-binding protein, with protein sequence MNESLLNIIGIGSIITVFSLIAVLIIKMEQLKHAREFVVSLQRSLDEMDEQAKLIVRTDMELNKAQEELDRKVGGLYVVQRLSRTLSTNLEENQLFRMISAEHLEDLGFEKACGFLWSEKELLFRVKFGIGYSQQELDEIKNAVNIEKEMYHELIQNKHSLSSVGIPEETQLRSKLENVFRVRDFVIAPILPREGERGMAILGTRNPDATITDGTEEMVNIFATQLGQSLENARLFEKTWKAQQDLERKVEERTRALQKALDELNVISKRKSDFISAVSHELRTPLTSIKGYASILLAGKLGAVPEEIRLRLDKINRHSDELTYMVNDLLDIARIESGKITMNRTSQNLKEALPAVFDLLAIQLKEKQIQYSFETADNADMVLADAQQLNRVFINLISNALKFTPIAGKITVKSRLASHESVQIDISDNGCGIPDDAKEAIFDEFYRVDNLINQTVKGTGLGLSLVKKIIEAHQGHIWVQDNPGGGATFSFVLPKA
- a CDS encoding response regulator, whose translation is MPTRILIVDDDPDIRDILKITLSEENYQVIEACDGEEALKIIQTKPLDLVLLDYKIPKIDGREVCRRIKTDILLNHTPIIMVTGKGDISDKINGIDAGADDYIVKPFEPKELLARIRMIIRRTARDLEANPLTRLPGNVSILNELSRRMESHAIFAVCYIDLDKFKAYNDKYGFEHGDDVIRETARIIVNTRQVLGNTDDFIGHIGGDDFVFVTTADKIDTVCNKIIQDFDKKVPLFYNETDRRHGYIISKDRHGVEQKFSLLSISIGVVTNQTHRIDHVAQIGEIGAELKSFAKSQGKSNYVKDKREYKE
- a CDS encoding YggT family protein; this translates as MFVLSNFLVAIAKMVEIILTALYWLILIRALISWVNPDPFNPIVQFLQAVTEPILAPIRRILPFGMQMGIDISPVIAFLAIIFLKTFLVGTILELAARMQ